From Lolium perenne isolate Kyuss_39 chromosome 5, Kyuss_2.0, whole genome shotgun sequence, a single genomic window includes:
- the LOC127303312 gene encoding uncharacterized mitochondrial protein AtMg00810-like produces the protein MENCNPATTPLSVSETLARDTGTPLSSDDAHRYRSVVGGLQYLTHTRPDISFAVNKVCQFLSQPTDVHWESVKRILRYVKGTLETGLRFHRSTSTVISIFTDADWAGCVDDRRSTSGFAVFVGPNLVSWSAKKQPTVSRSSTEAECIKHWLMELLKLFG, from the coding sequence ATGGAGAATTGTAACCCGGCCACCACTCCACTTTCTGTATCTGAGACCTTGGCGAGAGACACCGGTACTCCACTCAGTTCAGATGATGCTCATCGGTATCGCAGTGTAGTTGGTGGATTGCAGTATTTGACACATACCAGGCCAGATATCTCGTTCGCTGTCAACAAAGTTTGTCAGTTCTTGTCACAGCCCACGGATGTTCATTGGGAATCTGTCAAGCGTATTCTACGTTATGTCAAAGGGACACTGGAAACAGGCTTACGTTTCCACAGGTCCACATCTACTGTCATCAGTATTTTTACAGACGCTGATTGGGCTGGATGTGTTGATGATAGGCGGTCCACTAGTGGGTTTGCAGTATTTGTTGGTCCAAATCTTGTTTCTTGGAGTGCAAAGAAGCAACCTACTGTCTCGAGATCTAGTACTGAGGCAGAGTGTATAAAGCATTGGCTAATGGAGCTGCTGAAGCTATTTGGGTAA